A single region of the Vibrio cyclitrophicus genome encodes:
- a CDS encoding Do family serine endopeptidase, whose product MKKPLLALSVLTLSLSSIITPIQATAALPLSVGNEQLPSLAPMLEQVTPAVVSIAVEGKQVQRQQIPEQFQFFFGPEQTRERPFRGLGSGVIIDAKKGHIVTNYHVINGADDIKVKLHDGREYDAELIGGDQMSDIALLKLEKAKNLTQIKVADSDKLRVGDFSVAIGNPFGLGQTVTSGIVSALGRSGLNQENFENFIQTDAAINSGNSGGALVNLNGELIGINTAILGPNGGNVGIGFAIPSNMMTNLTEQILDFGEVKRGMLGVQGGEVTSELAEALGYESSKGAFVSQIVPDSAADKAGLKAGDIIVSINGKRIDTFSELRAKVATLGAGKQIELGVVRDGKSKTFDVTLGESTNNKTQAEKLHEGLAGAELTNTTESDSATGVKVSSVAQGSPAEAYQLMQDDIIIGVNRQTVKNLAEFREILEKQPGVLALNIQRGDRTIYLVIR is encoded by the coding sequence ATGAAAAAACCTTTGCTTGCTTTATCAGTACTAACTTTAAGCTTAAGTTCAATCATCACCCCCATTCAAGCAACAGCCGCACTGCCATTAAGTGTGGGTAATGAACAATTACCGAGCCTGGCACCCATGCTTGAACAAGTGACCCCCGCTGTGGTTAGTATTGCCGTAGAAGGCAAACAGGTACAACGTCAGCAAATCCCTGAACAATTTCAATTCTTTTTTGGTCCAGAACAAACACGAGAACGTCCATTCCGCGGGCTAGGCTCAGGCGTCATCATTGACGCCAAGAAAGGCCATATCGTGACCAATTACCATGTAATCAATGGCGCGGACGATATCAAAGTAAAACTGCATGATGGTCGAGAGTACGATGCTGAGCTTATCGGCGGTGACCAGATGTCTGATATCGCACTGCTTAAATTAGAAAAAGCCAAGAACCTTACCCAGATAAAAGTCGCAGACTCAGACAAACTAAGAGTTGGTGATTTTAGCGTTGCGATCGGTAACCCTTTTGGGCTTGGCCAAACCGTCACTTCAGGTATCGTTTCTGCGCTCGGCCGTAGTGGACTCAACCAAGAAAACTTTGAAAACTTTATTCAAACCGATGCCGCTATCAACAGCGGCAACTCTGGCGGCGCGCTAGTTAACCTCAATGGTGAACTGATTGGTATCAACACTGCCATCCTTGGCCCCAACGGAGGCAATGTCGGTATCGGCTTTGCAATCCCATCCAATATGATGACAAACCTGACAGAACAAATTCTCGATTTCGGTGAAGTAAAACGTGGCATGCTTGGCGTTCAAGGGGGGGAAGTGACCTCTGAATTGGCAGAAGCACTCGGTTATGAATCAAGTAAGGGTGCTTTTGTCAGCCAAATAGTCCCTGACAGTGCAGCAGATAAAGCAGGACTGAAAGCGGGCGATATTATTGTCTCAATTAATGGCAAACGTATTGATACCTTTAGTGAATTAAGAGCTAAGGTCGCGACACTCGGCGCAGGTAAACAGATTGAACTGGGCGTGGTTCGTGACGGCAAGAGCAAAACCTTTGATGTAACGCTTGGTGAATCCACAAATAATAAAACACAGGCTGAGAAGCTCCATGAAGGGCTAGCCGGAGCTGAATTAACCAACACAACTGAAAGTGATTCTGCAACGGGCGTCAAGGTATCGAGTGTTGCTCAAGGCTCACCAGCCGAAGCCTATCAACTTATGCAAGATGACATCATTATTGGAGTAAATCGCCAAACCGTTAAGAACCTTGCTGAATTTAGAGAGATTCTTGAGAAACAACCGGGCGTATTGGCGCTGAATATCCAACGCGGCGACAGGACTATCTACCTCGTTATTCGATAG
- a CDS encoding DUF1043 family protein has translation MPWMYAVAGLLVGVILGVAISRLMTPEYKKQKNVQKELDSAKFALEQQRQELADHFAKSAEMLDTLGKDYTKLYQHMEKTSSELIPNLPEQDNPFVKTAAAHSDKPQEKPSVKEATLEEQPKDYANGATGLFTEQKKEIMDAPDVVTAKAS, from the coding sequence ATGCCTTGGATGTATGCCGTTGCCGGTTTACTAGTCGGAGTTATTTTAGGGGTCGCTATTTCTCGTCTCATGACACCTGAATACAAAAAACAAAAGAACGTACAGAAAGAATTAGATAGCGCAAAGTTTGCCCTTGAGCAGCAGCGACAAGAGCTGGCTGATCACTTTGCGAAATCAGCAGAAATGTTGGACACCTTAGGTAAAGACTACACAAAACTGTACCAACACATGGAAAAAACAAGCTCAGAGCTGATTCCTAACCTGCCAGAGCAAGATAACCCATTTGTGAAAACAGCCGCTGCCCATTCGGACAAGCCACAAGAGAAGCCTTCAGTAAAAGAGGCGACACTTGAGGAACAACCGAAAGATTACGCTAATGGCGCGACCGGTTTATTCACAGAGCAGAAGAAAGAAATCATGGATGCTCCCGATGTAGTCACAGCAAAAGCATCGTAA
- a CDS encoding cell division protein ZapE, producing the protein MNPIKKYEQDIKEHGFQRDPAQEQAVKSLDELFHQFQDYMNTPIPQLTRFQKLLGKKPELPQPPKGLYFWGGVGRGKTYLMDTFYDALPTTKKMRVHFHRFMYRVHDELKALGNVSDPLPLVADKLKEEADIICFDEFFVSDITDAMILGTLFQELFARNVILVATSNIPPADLYRNGLQRARFLPAIKLIQDNCHILNVDSGIDYRLRTLEQAEIYHYPLDSQATINLEKYYAQLVGEDKEKLKQIEVNHRQLDVVEASDGVLHGTFAQLCQSARSQNDYIELSRVYHTVLLADVLQMGATSDDAARRFIALVDEFYERHVKLIISAEVELEKLYTNGQLEFEFKRCQSRLIEMQSHEYLAKEHLI; encoded by the coding sequence ATGAATCCCATTAAAAAATACGAACAAGATATAAAGGAACATGGATTTCAAAGAGATCCAGCACAAGAGCAAGCCGTTAAATCTTTAGATGAACTCTTTCATCAATTCCAAGATTACATGAATACGCCCATTCCTCAACTGACTCGATTCCAGAAATTACTGGGCAAAAAGCCAGAACTGCCACAGCCACCGAAAGGTCTCTATTTTTGGGGTGGCGTAGGTCGAGGAAAAACGTATTTAATGGATACGTTCTACGATGCCTTACCGACCACTAAAAAAATGCGTGTTCACTTTCACCGCTTTATGTATCGAGTTCATGATGAGCTAAAGGCGCTAGGTAATGTGAGTGATCCTTTGCCTTTAGTCGCCGACAAGTTGAAGGAAGAAGCAGACATTATCTGTTTCGATGAGTTCTTTGTTTCAGACATCACCGATGCGATGATCTTAGGAACCTTGTTCCAAGAGTTATTCGCTCGAAACGTTATCTTGGTTGCGACCTCTAATATTCCACCTGCGGATCTGTATCGCAATGGTTTGCAGCGCGCGCGATTCTTACCTGCAATCAAGCTGATTCAAGACAACTGCCATATCCTTAATGTCGATAGTGGCATTGATTATCGTCTACGTACCTTAGAACAGGCTGAGATTTACCATTACCCGCTGGATAGCCAAGCGACTATCAATCTCGAAAAGTATTACGCTCAGCTTGTTGGCGAAGATAAAGAGAAGCTTAAGCAGATAGAGGTTAATCACCGTCAATTAGATGTAGTCGAAGCGAGTGATGGTGTACTGCATGGTACCTTTGCTCAGCTTTGTCAGTCGGCTCGTAGCCAGAACGACTATATTGAGTTGTCTCGGGTTTATCACACGGTTCTATTGGCTGATGTGTTGCAAATGGGCGCGACTTCAGATGACGCTGCGAGGCGCTTCATTGCGTTAGTTGATGAGTTTTATGAGCGCCATGTGAAATTAATAATTTCAGCGGAAGTTGAGTTAGAGAAATTGTACACCAATGGCCAGCTAGAGTTTGAGTTTAAACGTTGTCAGTCGCGTTTAATCGAAATGCAGAGCCATGAATATTTGGCAAAAGAACACTTAATTTAG
- the rplM gene encoding 50S ribosomal protein L13 has translation MKTFVAKPETVKRDWYVVDAEGKTLGRLASEIASRLRGKHKAEYTPHVDTGDYIIVVNAEKVAVTGNKAKGKVYYRHSEFPGGLKTITFEKLIAKKPEMVLELAVKGMLPRGPLGRAMYRKLKVYAGTEHNHVAQQPQVLDI, from the coding sequence ATGAAAACTTTCGTTGCTAAACCAGAAACTGTAAAACGCGACTGGTATGTTGTAGACGCTGAAGGCAAAACTCTTGGCCGTCTAGCAAGTGAAATCGCTTCTCGCCTACGCGGCAAGCACAAAGCAGAATACACTCCTCACGTAGACACTGGTGATTACATCATCGTTGTTAACGCTGAGAAAGTTGCTGTAACTGGTAACAAAGCTAAGGGTAAGGTTTACTACCGTCACTCTGAGTTCCCAGGTGGTCTTAAGACTATCACTTTTGAAAAGCTAATTGCTAAGAAACCAGAAATGGTTCTTGAACTAGCAGTTAAAGGTATGCTTCCACGTGGTCCTCTAGGCCGCGCGATGTACCGTAAGCTTAAAGTATACGCTGGTACTGAGCACAACCATGTTGCTCAACAACCACAAGTACTAGACATCTAA
- the rpsI gene encoding 30S ribosomal protein S9, whose protein sequence is MAENQYYGTGRRKSSAARVFIKPGSGEIVINKRSLDVYFGRPTSRMVVKQPLELVELTEKLDLYITVSGGGISGQAGAIRHGITRALMEYDETLRPALRAAGYVTRDARCVERKKVGLRKARRKPQFSKR, encoded by the coding sequence ATGGCAGAGAATCAATACTACGGCACTGGTCGTCGCAAAAGCTCAGCAGCTCGTGTTTTCATCAAACCAGGCTCTGGTGAGATCGTAATCAACAAGCGTAGCCTTGATGTTTACTTCGGTCGTCCAACTTCTCGTATGGTTGTTAAACAACCTCTTGAGCTAGTTGAACTAACTGAGAAACTTGACCTTTACATCACTGTTTCTGGTGGTGGTATTTCAGGTCAAGCTGGCGCAATCCGCCACGGTATCACTCGTGCTCTTATGGAATACGATGAAACTCTACGTCCTGCTCTACGTGCAGCTGGCTATGTTACGCGTGACGCTCGTTGCGTTGAACGTAAGAAAGTTGGTCTACGTAAAGCACGTCGTAAACCTCAATTCTCTAAGCGTTAA
- the petA gene encoding ubiquinol-cytochrome c reductase iron-sulfur subunit, protein MSNAPLNNGRRRFLTATTAVVGGLGAAAVAVPFIKSWNPSAKAKAAGAPVEVEVSKLEPGQMVRVEWQGKPVWVVRRAESVLENLKAIGGQLRDPQSEAEQQPEYAQNEFRSIKPEFFVAVGFCTHLGCSPTYLPDSFAEQVQGVKSGFFCPCHGSKFDMAGRVFQGVPAPLNLVVPKHMYLSDTKIMIGVDEGDA, encoded by the coding sequence ATGAGCAACGCGCCTTTAAATAACGGTCGCAGGCGTTTCTTAACCGCAACAACAGCCGTTGTTGGTGGTTTAGGAGCAGCTGCTGTAGCCGTGCCTTTTATTAAATCATGGAATCCGAGTGCCAAGGCGAAAGCTGCGGGCGCGCCGGTGGAAGTGGAAGTCAGTAAGTTAGAACCGGGACAAATGGTTCGTGTCGAGTGGCAAGGTAAACCTGTATGGGTTGTACGCCGTGCTGAGTCGGTACTAGAGAACCTAAAAGCGATCGGTGGTCAACTTCGTGACCCTCAATCTGAAGCTGAACAACAACCAGAATACGCACAGAACGAGTTCCGTTCAATTAAGCCGGAATTCTTTGTTGCTGTTGGTTTCTGTACGCACTTAGGTTGTTCTCCAACTTACCTGCCGGATTCTTTTGCAGAACAAGTTCAGGGTGTTAAGTCTGGTTTCTTCTGTCCTTGTCATGGTTCAAAGTTTGATATGGCAGGTCGAGTATTCCAAGGCGTACCAGCTCCATTGAATCTTGTTGTACCAAAGCATATGTATTTGAGTGACACTAAGATCATGATCGGTGTGGACGAGGGAGACGCGTAA
- a CDS encoding cytochrome bc complex cytochrome b subunit translates to MQGLLDWVEKRLPAMNAYKKHLSEYPMPKNFNFWYLFGSLAMLVLVNQILTGIWLTMNYVPSGEGAFASVEYIMRDVEYGWLLRYMHSTGASAFFVVIYLHMFRGLIYGSYQKPRELLWIFGMLIFLVLMAEAFMGYLLPWGQMSYWGAQVIISLFGAIPVIGDDLTLWIRGDYIISGATLNRFFALHVIALPIVLLLLIVLHVLALHEVGSNNPDGIETKLPKGTMGDDYQTQFPFHKDYTKKYDIIDSIPFHPYGTVKDMVGVAGFLFFFCYVLFFNPEMGGFFLEPPNFEAANPLKTPEHIAPVWYFTPFYAILRAVPDKLLGVVAMGASIVVLFLLPWFDRCKVRSYRYRSKLHLINIIQFTISFIALGVLGALPATPTYTLLAQIFSLGYFMFFVLLWFYSKNEATKPLPERVTFK, encoded by the coding sequence ATGCAAGGATTGCTTGATTGGGTAGAGAAACGTCTACCCGCGATGAATGCTTATAAAAAGCATTTATCTGAATACCCAATGCCTAAGAACTTTAACTTTTGGTACCTTTTCGGTTCTTTAGCAATGTTGGTACTGGTTAACCAAATCCTTACGGGTATCTGGTTAACAATGAATTACGTGCCGTCTGGTGAAGGTGCGTTTGCTTCTGTTGAATACATCATGCGTGATGTGGAATACGGCTGGCTACTACGTTACATGCACTCAACAGGTGCTTCGGCATTCTTCGTTGTTATCTACCTGCATATGTTCCGTGGTCTAATCTACGGTTCTTACCAAAAACCTCGTGAGCTACTTTGGATCTTCGGTATGTTGATCTTCTTAGTGCTTATGGCTGAGGCTTTCATGGGTTACCTACTACCATGGGGTCAAATGTCTTACTGGGGTGCTCAGGTAATCATTTCTCTGTTTGGTGCGATCCCTGTTATTGGTGATGACCTAACGCTTTGGATCCGTGGTGACTACATCATCTCTGGTGCAACGCTGAACCGTTTCTTCGCACTGCACGTTATCGCTCTACCAATCGTACTTCTGCTGCTTATCGTACTTCACGTACTAGCACTGCACGAAGTAGGTTCGAACAACCCAGACGGTATCGAGACGAAACTTCCTAAAGGCACAATGGGCGACGACTACCAAACTCAGTTCCCATTCCACAAGGATTACACCAAGAAATACGACATCATTGACTCTATTCCTTTCCACCCATATGGGACCGTGAAAGATATGGTTGGTGTGGCCGGTTTCCTATTCTTCTTCTGTTATGTGCTGTTCTTTAACCCAGAGATGGGTGGATTCTTCCTTGAGCCGCCAAACTTTGAAGCTGCCAACCCACTGAAAACACCAGAGCACATCGCTCCGGTATGGTACTTCACGCCGTTTTACGCGATTCTGCGTGCTGTTCCAGATAAGTTGCTTGGTGTTGTAGCGATGGGCGCATCTATTGTTGTGCTATTCCTACTACCATGGTTCGACCGTTGTAAAGTGCGTTCTTACCGTTACCGTAGCAAACTGCATTTGATTAACATCATCCAATTTACAATAAGCTTTATTGCGCTTGGTGTACTTGGTGCGCTTCCAGCAACGCCAACATACACGCTACTGGCTCAAATCTTTAGCTTAGGTTATTTCATGTTCTTTGTTCTACTGTGGTTCTACAGTAAAAATGAAGCGACGAAACCATTACCGGAAAGGGTGACATTCAAATGA
- a CDS encoding cytochrome c1 gives MKKWIVILFAMLPSLAMAAGANVPLDKVNNDLTDKASLQNGAKMFMNYCFACHSTQYQRYERVANDLEIPVDLMKENLIFDPEAKIGDLMVNAMPSDQAASWFGAPPPDLTLVARVRGADWLYTYLRTFYEDPSRPFGVNNIVFPSVGMPHVLEELQGIPTPIYDTHMVDGEEVTVIVGTETDGSGELSAGEYDEAVRDLVNFLVYSGDPVQLERHAMGWWVMAFLVIFTIIVILLKKEYWRDVH, from the coding sequence ATGAAAAAGTGGATTGTAATTTTATTTGCTATGTTGCCGTCACTGGCAATGGCAGCGGGTGCAAACGTACCATTAGACAAAGTAAACAATGATTTAACAGACAAAGCTTCATTGCAAAATGGCGCTAAGATGTTCATGAACTACTGTTTCGCTTGTCACTCAACGCAGTACCAGCGCTATGAACGTGTTGCGAATGATTTAGAGATCCCAGTTGATCTTATGAAGGAAAATCTGATTTTCGACCCTGAAGCGAAAATCGGTGACTTGATGGTTAATGCTATGCCTTCTGATCAAGCGGCAAGTTGGTTTGGTGCTCCGCCTCCAGACCTAACATTGGTTGCTCGTGTTCGTGGCGCAGACTGGCTGTACACTTACCTTCGTACTTTCTATGAAGATCCGTCTCGTCCATTCGGCGTGAACAACATTGTTTTCCCAAGCGTAGGTATGCCGCACGTTCTTGAAGAACTGCAAGGTATCCCAACACCAATCTACGATACTCATATGGTAGATGGCGAGGAAGTGACGGTTATTGTTGGCACTGAGACTGATGGCTCTGGCGAATTAAGTGCTGGTGAATACGACGAAGCGGTTCGTGACCTTGTTAACTTTTTGGTTTACTCGGGCGACCCAGTTCAACTTGAGCGTCACGCTATGGGTTGGTGGGTAATGGCCTTCTTAGTAATCTTCACTATCATCGTGATTTTGCTGAAGAAAGAGTATTGGCGTGATGTGCACTAA
- the sspA gene encoding stringent starvation protein A yields MAVAANKRSVMTLFSSASDMYSHQVRIVLAEKGVSVEVELVDEKNLPAELVELNPYKSVPTLVDRELALYDSKIIMEYLDERFPHPPLMPVYPVARGNSRLMMYRIERNWYSVAEKIVKGNAEESEAARVKLRNDLLTLAPIFAEYEYFMSEEFSLIDCYLAPLLWRLPELGIELIGPGSKELKIYMNRVFERDSFLASLTEAEREMRLVR; encoded by the coding sequence ATGGCTGTAGCTGCCAATAAACGTTCTGTAATGACTCTTTTCTCAAGTGCTTCTGATATGTATAGCCATCAGGTGCGCATCGTTCTTGCTGAAAAAGGCGTAAGTGTTGAAGTTGAGTTGGTTGATGAAAAAAATCTACCAGCAGAGCTTGTTGAACTGAACCCGTACAAATCAGTACCTACTCTTGTTGATCGTGAGCTTGCTCTATATGACTCTAAGATCATCATGGAATACCTAGATGAGCGTTTCCCTCATCCACCGTTGATGCCTGTATACCCGGTTGCTCGTGGTAACAGTCGTTTAATGATGTACCGCATTGAGCGTAACTGGTATTCAGTTGCAGAGAAGATCGTTAAAGGCAATGCTGAAGAATCTGAAGCAGCTCGCGTTAAACTGCGCAACGACCTACTGACTCTTGCTCCTATCTTCGCTGAGTATGAATACTTCATGAGCGAAGAGTTTAGCCTAATTGATTGTTACTTAGCTCCGCTACTATGGCGTTTACCTGAGCTTGGTATCGAACTAATTGGTCCTGGTTCTAAAGAGCTTAAGATTTACATGAACCGCGTATTCGAACGTGATTCATTCCTAGCTTCTCTAACGGAAGCAGAGCGTGAGATGCGACTCGTTCGCTAA
- the sspB gene encoding ClpXP protease specificity-enhancing factor — MTPRRPYMLRAFYEWLVDNELTPHLVVEATLPGVRVPEEFVQDGQIILNIAPRAVGQLELGNEAVTFSARFSGRPHSVIVPLYAVQAIYARENGAGTMFEPEEAYMEAFEEGIEESPFEEPEKGPSLSVATADVDAEEPDSDPEPPRPAKGRPSLRVIK; from the coding sequence ATGACTCCACGCCGACCATACATGCTTCGTGCATTTTATGAATGGCTGGTTGATAACGAACTAACTCCTCACCTTGTTGTTGAAGCAACATTGCCGGGTGTGCGAGTTCCAGAAGAGTTTGTTCAAGATGGTCAGATTATTCTGAACATAGCGCCTCGTGCGGTTGGACAACTTGAACTGGGTAACGAAGCTGTGACGTTTAGTGCTCGCTTTAGTGGTCGTCCACACTCTGTGATCGTTCCGCTTTACGCAGTACAAGCGATTTATGCTCGTGAAAATGGTGCTGGTACCATGTTTGAACCTGAAGAGGCTTACATGGAAGCGTTTGAAGAAGGGATTGAAGAAAGTCCTTTTGAAGAACCAGAAAAAGGCCCATCTTTGAGCGTAGCAACGGCAGATGTAGATGCTGAAGAGCCTGACTCAGATCCTGAGCCACCTCGTCCAGCGAAAGGTCGCCCAAGCCTTCGTGTTATCAAATAA
- a CDS encoding IS3 family transposase (programmed frameshift), whose product MTTSNNTYVKRTQRDYTLGFKLQVVAAVERGDMTYKQAQTIYGIQGRSTVLTWLRKHGKMNWAQNPRINAMHKSPKPEESPAQKIKRLEKELEDEKIKNLFLNRVVDILDAEHGTSLRKKYLAKGARSLQKQEGLSLVRVCKLCGITRQSVYQREKRAVNRQLELKPIKQMVLDIRRYMPRVGTRKLYFLLKPKLQAQGIKLGRDALFKYLRDERLLVRPKRSFTKTTNSRHWMKKHPNLLKDYQPCSPESVLVSDITYVQSDEGVHYLSLVTDAFSRKIMGYELSNEMKATDVVKALDMAVKGRQYHCSCIHHSDRGLQYCSGVYQDKLKSSGIIPSMTDGYDCYQNALAERVNGILKQEFLLDKCRNLGELKQLVKESISTYNNMRPHLSLRMKTPNEVHEKSQQLALLA is encoded by the exons ATGACTACTTCAAATAATACCTACGTTAAGCGCACTCAGCGTGATTACACACTAGGCTTTAAATTACAGGTCGTCGCCGCTGTAGAAAGAGGCGATATGACATATAAACAAGCCCAAACCATTTATGGTATCCAAGGCCGCTCAACCGTTTTAACCTGGCTTCGAAAGCACGGTAAGATGAATTGGGCGCAAAATCCAAGGATCAATGCCATGCACAAATCACCTAAACCTGAAGAATCACCTGCACAGAAAATAAAACGTCTTGAGAAAGAGTTAGAAGACGAAAAAATCAAGAATCTCTTTTTAAATAGAGTAGTTGATATTCTTGATGCTGAGCACGGAACCAGTCTCAGAAAAAAGTATCTAGCCAAGG GAGCAAGAAGCCTTCAAAAGCAGGAAGGACTAAGTTTAGTTCGAGTATGTAAGCTATGCGGGATAACGAGACAAAGCGTTTATCAACGAGAAAAGCGAGCTGTTAATCGCCAGTTGGAACTTAAACCCATCAAACAAATGGTGTTGGATATTAGACGTTATATGCCTCGGGTAGGTACTAGAAAACTCTACTTTTTACTAAAGCCAAAGTTGCAAGCACAGGGTATAAAGCTAGGTCGAGATGCGCTTTTCAAATACTTAAGAGATGAACGATTATTGGTAAGACCTAAACGTAGTTTTACAAAAACGACCAACAGTAGACATTGGATGAAGAAACACCCGAACTTATTAAAGGATTACCAACCATGTAGTCCAGAGAGTGTGTTGGTGAGTGATATAACCTATGTCCAATCAGATGAAGGAGTTCACTATCTCTCATTGGTAACTGATGCGTTTAGTCGGAAAATTATGGGCTACGAGCTGAGCAACGAAATGAAGGCGACGGATGTTGTGAAAGCGCTAGATATGGCTGTTAAGGGACGTCAATATCATTGTTCGTGTATCCACCACTCTGATCGTGGTCTCCAGTACTGCTCAGGCGTTTATCAAGATAAGTTGAAAAGTAGCGGCATAATCCCCTCGATGACAGACGGTTATGACTGCTACCAAAATGCATTAGCAGAGAGAGTAAATGGAATACTGAAACAAGAGTTCTTACTTGATAAGTGTAGAAACCTCGGAGAGCTTAAACAACTAGTAAAAGAGTCTATAAGTACCTATAACAACATGAGGCCGCACCTTAGCCTTAGGATGAAAACTCCAAATGAGGTGCATGAAAAAAGCCAACAGCTGGCGCTATTGGCTTAG
- a CDS encoding BON domain-containing protein, whose translation MKSLTSMRLFKLISVSLLTLSLSGCAGIFIAGAATTANLVTDTRTTKEIWNDNNIEFEVAAITNKQPFRGNVRVTASSYRGSVVLMGQATTDSERRAFESQAKEVAGVESIHNQVRVKEPLSVSAISKDSWITTKVKSALLANAELNGIKVKVITEDSEVFLLGLVSREHADIATEVARNISGVKQVIRAFEYGEEETAVN comes from the coding sequence ATGAAATCATTAACCTCTATGAGGCTGTTTAAGCTGATTAGTGTTTCGCTACTTACACTGTCCCTATCTGGTTGTGCTGGCATTTTCATTGCTGGTGCGGCAACCACAGCAAACCTAGTCACGGATACGCGAACCACCAAAGAAATTTGGAACGACAACAACATCGAATTTGAAGTTGCAGCGATTACCAATAAGCAACCATTCCGTGGCAACGTGCGTGTCACTGCAAGCTCTTACCGAGGTTCGGTGGTACTGATGGGCCAAGCAACCACAGATTCAGAACGTCGCGCTTTTGAAAGCCAAGCTAAGGAAGTAGCTGGCGTTGAAAGCATCCACAATCAGGTTCGAGTGAAAGAACCTCTGTCTGTGAGCGCGATCAGTAAAGACAGCTGGATTACCACTAAAGTGAAATCAGCTCTGCTTGCGAATGCTGAGCTTAACGGCATTAAAGTAAAAGTAATTACTGAAGATTCAGAAGTGTTTTTGCTTGGATTGGTTTCTCGAGAACACGCTGATATCGCAACAGAAGTTGCACGTAATATCTCTGGTGTGAAGCAGGTGATTCGAGCGTTTGAATATGGTGAAGAAGAGACGGCTGTTAACTAG
- a CDS encoding phosphoheptose isomerase: MLDSIKESFTESIQIQIAAAEALPDAITHAAQAMVATLLNGNKILCCGNGGSASNAQQFVSCLLNRFETERPSLPAMALTADNTTLTAVANDYHYEEIFSKQVRAFGQTGDILLAISTSGNSKNIIKAMEAAVTRDMTIIAFTGKDGGEMAGLLGEHDVEIRIPSHRTARIHEVHMVTLHCLCDLIDQVLFPAHEE, encoded by the coding sequence ATGCTAGACAGCATTAAAGAAAGTTTCACAGAAAGTATTCAAATCCAAATTGCGGCTGCAGAAGCTCTGCCTGATGCAATCACGCATGCCGCTCAAGCAATGGTTGCGACCTTGCTTAACGGAAACAAAATTCTTTGTTGTGGTAATGGTGGTTCGGCGTCGAATGCTCAGCAATTTGTATCGTGCCTACTCAACCGATTTGAAACAGAGCGCCCTAGCCTTCCAGCGATGGCACTCACAGCAGACAACACCACGCTAACGGCTGTGGCTAACGACTACCACTACGAAGAGATCTTCTCTAAGCAGGTGCGTGCGTTTGGTCAAACTGGCGATATTCTGTTGGCTATCTCTACTAGCGGTAACAGCAAGAACATCATCAAGGCAATGGAAGCGGCGGTAACTCGCGACATGACAATCATCGCCTTTACTGGTAAAGATGGTGGCGAGATGGCAGGTCTGCTTGGTGAACACGATGTAGAGATTCGTATCCCTTCACACCGCACAGCGCGCATTCATGAAGTACACATGGTGACACTACACTGCCTATGTGACCTAATCGATCAAGTACTCTTCCCTGCTCACGAAGAGTGA
- a CDS encoding YraN family protein: MGLFSRTFLAKPTITHKQVGDKYEAVAKSYLINHGLSLIQENFIAKCGEIDLIMRHNNTIVFAEVKYRKQTRYGHAAEMVTAKKSQKLLKTANIWLMQQGLSVHSTDFRFDIVAIEGPNDNINWIQNAITQG, translated from the coding sequence ATGGGGCTTTTTAGCCGAACGTTTTTAGCGAAACCGACTATCACCCATAAACAGGTGGGCGATAAATACGAGGCCGTGGCAAAATCTTATCTGATTAACCACGGTTTATCGTTAATTCAAGAAAACTTCATAGCAAAATGTGGCGAGATTGATCTTATAATGCGCCATAACAACACGATTGTGTTTGCTGAGGTAAAATACCGCAAGCAAACCCGCTACGGACATGCCGCTGAAATGGTGACAGCCAAGAAGTCACAAAAGCTACTCAAAACGGCTAATATTTGGCTGATGCAACAAGGCCTGTCGGTGCACTCTACAGATTTCAGATTTGATATCGTTGCCATTGAAGGGCCGAATGACAATATCAATTGGATTCAAAACGCGATTACCCAAGGATAA